The following coding sequences lie in one Allorhizobium ampelinum S4 genomic window:
- a CDS encoding DUF7007 domain-containing protein, translated as MNTVPAMTNVDSTPGFPGVSFGRSIEGFPVARVGDNAFAMMTGRSERHYLATGWKIARPFAEWRREDFYGHSGELADEAAFRGYVLENAEHQREMQALGRYEISAGTHTPWGVSQRTSIYADGVECHSTASHGGFKLSAGRNVQVHPILRLEGGFYEEDCAWATVAITFPDLFTGFERRCAEATIRDWQPDAWEAIFARVLAPGQSHIKDRRTFETEHANDWVVISALRSDHHPGITEVIATCGGKRDPHLEERRFLVPSAQYEVGRFGFVIDETQHAAYHGPSSFLTWSGRRRT; from the coding sequence ATGAACACCGTCCCCGCCATGACCAACGTCGACAGCACCCCCGGATTTCCGGGGGTTTCTTTTGGGCGATCCATTGAAGGTTTTCCGGTCGCGCGGGTCGGCGACAACGCCTTTGCCATGATGACGGGTCGATCCGAGCGGCATTATCTGGCAACGGGCTGGAAGATCGCCCGACCGTTTGCCGAATGGCGGCGAGAGGATTTCTACGGCCATTCCGGCGAGCTCGCCGACGAGGCGGCGTTTCGTGGCTACGTCCTGGAAAATGCCGAGCACCAGCGCGAGATGCAAGCACTCGGTCGATACGAGATATCCGCCGGCACTCATACGCCGTGGGGAGTGTCGCAGCGGACGTCCATCTATGCCGATGGTGTCGAATGCCACTCGACCGCAAGCCATGGTGGTTTCAAGCTTTCGGCCGGGCGCAACGTACAAGTCCATCCGATACTGCGGTTGGAGGGTGGGTTTTACGAGGAAGATTGCGCCTGGGCGACCGTGGCAATCACATTTCCAGATCTGTTCACCGGATTTGAGCGACGTTGCGCGGAAGCGACGATCAGGGATTGGCAGCCCGATGCCTGGGAGGCAATCTTCGCAAGAGTGCTGGCACCCGGTCAATCCCATATAAAGGACCGTCGCACCTTTGAAACGGAACATGCCAATGACTGGGTGGTGATCTCCGCGCTCCGTTCGGATCATCATCCCGGCATAACGGAAGTCATCGCCACCTGTGGCGGCAAGCGGGATCCCCACCTCGAGGAACGACGCTTTCTGGTGCCATCCGCGCAATACGAGGTGGGACGTTTCGGCTTCGTCATCGATGAGACGCAGCATGCAGCCTACCATGGCCCATCGAGCTTCCTGACCTGGTCCGGGAGGCGCAGGACATGA